In Cryptomeria japonica chromosome 5, Sugi_1.0, whole genome shotgun sequence, the genomic window AATATCATATGTgtcatcaaaaatatcatcatcattctCCATATGGTGTGGTAAATTAGAAGAACCAAAAAACAAAGTTCAGCAATGGAGCAAAGAAGTTTTGCTTTTCATTCTATTGTGCAAAAATGAAATAGGTTTTACCTTTTTGGTGTTTTGTGAGGTTAAATTAGGGTTGGGGAGAGTGGATATGCCTTTCTTGGAAAAAGAAAACACTTTAAAAAGGTCAAAAAAATTAACATTTCGGTCAAATTCTTCATGGGTCCCTTGAAAAGCGTCAAAATTCTTCCTGGGTTCGCAAGGCCGAACCCACAAGCTGTGGGCCGAACCTTGTCCAAACCCACAAGGAATCGGACCCGAACTAGATGCAGAGGGAACCGGACCAGGACTCAGAGGGTCCCCCTTCAGAACCCAGTAACTTAGTTTGTAAGCATTGATTGCTCGGATCTGAATATAAATGCATATAAATGAGTGTTAAGTTGCCTGCTCGTTTCATATCAGAACTTATCCAGCATTTTTATTTGTGCATTTACCATCTATAAGTGAATTTTGCTAGTTTGGAGTGACGttgaaaaaaatttcaaaccaTAGAGGGTTTGACAGCAAGTACAAATTGAACTTTTCTGTTCTAGTTTGTGTTTTGTTTCAAAAATCAGAAAATATACAAGATTCACAGAAGGGGACATTATTCCCTGCCAATAGGGATGCAATGTTCCATGGGGATGCGTCCCCCAAAAAAATCCTGCGTCCCTTGTATGGGGATGTTTCCAAGACTTGGGGACTTGGGGAAAAGATCCTCCAACAGCACCACCGCCTCCACCAAGGACGCCACTAGGTCTCTTGCTATATGGCACATGCCATTACATATTGACTACAACCTTTAACTTTGTGAAAACTAGTTTGCTTTCATGAGGCACTTGTAGAGATGTTATATTGCATATTTTGCCTTGAAGGTTTCACTTCACCTCAATTTGTATATCAACATCACCTCCCAACCGCCACTTCGCTGGTGTCctcaaatttaggcccttggttcCCCCATCCCCGCATCCCCCCACCATTAGGAAACTCCATGGAACTATGGGATGCACCTCTATAAATGAGGGATGTATAAGTAGATTTTCGAGGTTTTTCATAGGGTTAGCTTGATTAGAGGAAAAGTTTCAAAATCATCAAAGTAATCTAGAGTCACCTATATAGAAGTCTATTTTTAGCCCGCTGCAATATTTTAACTGTCACCATTTTTAACAAGAGCATATTTGAGAATTTACTACTTTTTAGCAAAAATGTTTACAAGTTGTGTTATCTTTGATGGTCACTACTTTTTGTGCAAGGATTCCATGCTATTTTTAGCTATTTATAGCTTAAAGACAACATTTTTTAGATTATGTATTTTAGATATATTACCTTACAAGAGATTTGAGCATTAAGTTGTACTTGTAATAAATTCAATCTACCACTTCATTTGAGGTTGCATGGTTTCAGAATTAGGCTAGAGTCCCATGAGGGGGCTTCAGGATCCATGGAGAAAAAAAAAATGCTACAAGATTAACTGGAATCTTTTCTTGAAGAATAGCAGCCCCTACCTTTTAGGACTCTAGAATTTAGCAGGTGGAAAAGGTGGGGGGCTAGAATTTGCTAGCTTAGGCTTTTTTTCTACCACTTGTCAATCATCTCAAGTTTTCCAATTTTtaccaattaattattttattattttatatttattattgtgTTGAATTAAATATGCTAAATAATAAAATTCATGAGACCAGCAGCTTCCATAAATTTCGGAGCTTAAGCATTTAAGCTTAAACTAGACTACAAAATTCATGGGCCGTCCGCTTTAGATTAATCTTAAAAATTTCAGCAGCACGCACTaaaattttttaggaagcccccctccatgggaccccagccTTAGAATTAATGGATAAGACTGGTTTGTAATAAAACATGTAGATCATGCAAGCAATCATATTTAGAGTAGAAGTGCAATAATTTattttcatgcaattgtttgtaaCCAGTACGAATAATTGTCTTTTTACACTTAGTTTGATCAATGGTAATTCACAAGCCTCCATATTGCTAAAATTAGTGTTCATCGACTACTTGTGATTGTTAatccaaaattcttttttttttgctcaaTAGGATTTGTAATACCTATCTTGCTCTTAAATGACTATTGAGATGTTTTTGTTGTGCTAAGGTACATTAAATGGCTTCTACCAAATTTGCAAACTTTGTATTGCAAGTTTGTTTGCAGTTGGATATCATGGCTTTGTAGTTTGTACCAAGTCCTTCATTTACTTTATCAAAGCCATCAAATTTTTATGTATTAGCCTATTCAATCTGAATGTGTACTTTTACTGTTCAGTCTATACATTTAGCTAAACAATGCAAGTGGGTAGTCTTAGAATTAATTTTCaatccaaaaacataaaatctTTTGCCTAACGTTCAAGGAGTGCCTTAACCTTTTACCCTAGGCAAAACTAGAAagataaacatttacatttacattcagCATAAACGTGAATCACCCCAAAAATCACTATAAATATTGTACATTGCAATTACATATTGTCTAATTTTAAGTTAGTTTTTAATCTACAGGGAGCTTCCGCTTCTAATTCAAAGAGCAGTGTTACCACACACTTGTGACATTTTGTATTGCATTGAAAGGTGTGAGTTAAAATGCTAACAAAATGTGTTTACATACATTGGTTCTTCACTTTTTGGGCATATATAATTTATTTGTTTCTGTTTGTATTTGACATGCACACATTGTCCTGAATTTTTTTGCATTCCCATCATCCCATGTAAAGACTCCCCTAAATTTTCTCACCAAACTACATAACAAAAGCTAAATGAATTGTCGTTCATAAAAAAATGTGCAATCACAAGGGCTGCAAAGTCTGAAAGCATAGCCACATTATTTCTAAATGATATTTTACGCTGAATACTGATGACAAGTGAAAAACTTTAAAAGCATCTAAAAAAAAATTCCCATCTTACCATGAGAACAGTGAattcccaagataaaatatccTCACCTCCTTGGCAATAATTTTGAACTTTAGTCCAGTACTACCACCACTATTAGCAATATCTTCTACTTTGACATCGGAGACTTCTAATCTAAGAAGCTCCTTGCGTAAGCCTTCATCTGTGCATCCCACGGCATATGCAGTCACCCCAGCTTTGACAAACTCCTAATGATAAGTAGAATAATTTATTCAAAAGCATTATGTTAAATGCTCAAAAAAAGGCATCTTAAAAGTTTAGATTTATTCTGACACCAATCATCCAACTTTAATTACCACTCCAACTCTATGACTAGGTGTCCTTGTAAACAATGGTAAAACCCATTCTTTGGTCCCATTCATCACAATCAATTATCAAATAATGTCAATCAAAGAATAGATCACTGGACATACTCTAAGATTGTCACCACAGCCACGTTCTATAACATTCCGGTATCGTCTATACAGACTGATTGCAATATTTTGAGAGGAACGAAACTCATCATCCAATGATGCTCGAACAGACTGAATGCACCCATCAATGTGAATAATCAGTGCCTAATTATGAATATAAGATGATCTAGCATTCAATGGAAAAAAAAATCTTTGGCAACTATTAAAAAGGTAACTTCCAATTCCTTTTTAATGATATAATACGGTTATTAGATATTATAGTTGAAAGCcagcaaaacatcctaccagaagAACATGTGCTTTCCCTCGAGTTTCTTTTGGCCTCTTGCTAAAAGACTTAAAACATTCCACTTGTTTGGTCTTATATACAGCTTTGTAGAAATTTGCAGAGCTCCATAAGCTTGTTTGACGGCGATGAATCCCACAGTTTGGGTGTGCTATCGTGCCAATTAAGTATTTATCCTTATGGATGTTGCATAAGTTTATCCGACTCAATAAATGTCTCTTGTTTATCAGATAAGAGAAACTAATCAAGTTTGGCTTTTGTACGATCTCCATTTCTGCTTCATAGGAACCATCACCCATACACTGtccataagttttgatttgacgtTAGAGCAAACCATTTCCTTCAGaatataaaacatgaaaaattCACAGACAAAATGAAAATCCAAACAGTGAATCATACCAGATATTAGGTAATACACTGAGAACAGAATTTCTTGAAAAAACTTGCTTGAAATGTCATTGTAAaagataattattaataataaaaagacAGAATACTTGATAATGAAAGTAAGCACTTGCCCCTACTCGAGGGTAAGAGAAAATAATACTGGAAGGAAACAAAGTGTTGCAAATGCTCCCCAAAATCAGTAGTTCCCCTGAGAATTATGTAAAATTAAATTTCTTATGGTGCTTCCCAAGGAAACCTGGGAAATGTTTGGGCAGGATTTGTTCTGAGAAATGCGAATGGTGAATTTACGCATGGGGGCTCCCTCTTCTTGGGAATCAAATCTAACAATGAGACGAAAGGGTAAGCATTAGTGGCAGGTATGGTGTCTACGGCTTCAAGAAGGATAGATAATCTTATAGTGGAAGGTGATTCCTTGTTATGGATTAAAGTCATGCATAAAGGTTCCTCTCCCAATTGGAGGATGAGGCATCATGCAGAAGAAGCATTGGTGCTGGGCTCTAAGTTTGTCAAGGTTAGCTTTCAACATTGTAGACTCAATTTAACTGTAGcagaagacattttggatagtttTGGAGTCAATCAAGATCCTCGAACTGCTCTCTACAGCCACCTTTCTAATTCATGGGAGGGACCGGAACACCATCTCTGTTGTAAGCCTCCTTAAACTCTTCATAAAGTATGTTGTCCTCAGGAGTATCTAAGGTTGGCGATTGTGTTTGTGTTTCTTTGTTTCCAATGTTGGAGGATGTTGGAGGATGTATTGTGGTCTAGTCGGAGAGCCTTGTAGGCACATGTGAAAAGGGATCAAATTTATTGTCACGTGTGTTAATCCTATTTGTTCAAGTATTGGCTCTTAATGTTCATGTCTCTGCGCTGGTTTGAGCCAGTAGGCTGGCTGGCAGATGTCTGCTGCATGGGGGCTTTTTTGGCTCTGTGTTTTTCTCATGGCCCACAAAAAGAATGGATATAAGGGATCTGAAACGAAAGGAAGTGGTTACAGATAATTGTCTAGCCTCTATATTCTGCCACAATTCTCCTACGGCAATTTAAAGCAGTAATGGGGGAGCTTGGTCTTGGTATGCAAGGCACTTCATTGTCTAAAGCAATGGTACACCAACATTTTGTTTCAAAACTGGTAGTTGGGGTTCCGGATGTGACTCCTAGGGTTTGGTTCCTACAAATGTTGCTGCTGAAACATTTGGAAAGTATGTAAGCTTCCCCTTCTGCAAATGTTGGATTTAAATCTGAAGGGACTTTAGGGGCACAACAAGATAGAACATCTGGCGTTGAGGTGGAGAAGTTGAATTCTCTGCAACATGAGGTCAATGTGCTTCAAGCCTTCAAGCCTATTGCACTGACATGGGTAAAGCTTTGGTGGGGTTAATGCTCACGCACAGTAAGGGATGACTGGAAGTTACTAGCAATCATAGTATTCCAGTCTTCTGCAGCAAAACAGTTTACAGGGCCAAAAAGGGTGCAGAGATCAGTCTTAGCTCTTGGTTTCCAGCTTTGGACCTGTCTGCCAAAGCAGGACGCCATACAGTGGAGGAGACGATAAATTGGAATACTGCTGCATCATGGCTTGCACGTTGGGGTGTATACTGAGCTCCTCCTCAACTTTTGTTTAGTTTTGTTTTTGTAAGGTTATGCAGGGAGGTTAGGCTGGTGTTTGTTTGGTTCCTGCATGTTCATAACATACTGCCCACTGGTTTGCCTTTTGGTCTATGGCTGAGAATTGTATTCCGATGAATTATTGCTTGTTATTGGTAACTGTTCTCGCAGTTTTCTGGATAGATGATTTTTCTCGCAATCCCTAGCGTGACGCGGCAGTTTGCTGGTTCTTGAATTTTTATGAATCTATGTTTCAGCTTCTTAGCCATTTCATTGAACTTTAAGTTCTTTCCTCTTGGGCAGAGCCCTATAGAATCCCCCGAGTAGTTAATCAATAAACAAAGTACAAATTGCTTATAAGATTATGCATATTCAAGGAATAGTTGAATTCTTATCCACTTGGAAAACTAGTTTTTTTCTATGTCAGATTGTACCATTCACACTTATG contains:
- the LOC131064872 gene encoding uncharacterized protein LOC131064872 isoform X1, whose amino-acid sequence is MGDGSYEAEMEIVQKPNLISFSYLINKRHLLSRINLCNIHKDKYLIGTIAHPNCGIHRRQTSLWSSANFYKAVYKTKQVECFKSFSKRPKETRGKAHVLLSVRASLDDEFRSSQNIAISLYRRYRNVIERGCGDNLREFVKAGVTAYAVGCTDEGLRKELLRLEVSDVKVEDIANSGGSTGLKFKIIAKEIEECILWLSIIFITIMCTPQPTVVRWSRSLPVSAEIELQWKGFCAIIANAYFTRGMAWLPVKTLQLEQLAVMGTAEEPAMVAGRMRLVFVTLEICGGKIMVSQCLIFKGLQSAYYLSLVVLLVVSATGVSLRPFTQKSAIG
- the LOC131064872 gene encoding uncharacterized protein LOC131064872 isoform X4 — translated: MGDGSYEAEMEIVQKPNLISFSYLINKRHLLSRINLCNIHKDKYLIGTIAHPNCGIHRRQTSLWSSANFYKAVYKTKQVECFKSFSKRPKETRGKAHVLLSVRASLDDEFRSSQNIAISLYRRYRNVIERGCGDNLREFVKAGVTAYAVGCTDEGLRKELLRLEVSDVKVEDIANSGGSTGLKFKIIAKEIEECILWLSIIFITIMCTPQPTVVRWSRSLPVSAEIELQWKGFCAIIANAYFTRGMAWRSVPSGQGFRITGFRAC
- the LOC131064872 gene encoding uncharacterized protein LOC131064872 isoform X2 translates to MEIVQKPNLISFSYLINKRHLLSRINLCNIHKDKYLIGTIAHPNCGIHRRQTSLWSSANFYKAVYKTKQVECFKSFSKRPKETRGKAHVLLSVRASLDDEFRSSQNIAISLYRRYRNVIERGCGDNLREFVKAGVTAYAVGCTDEGLRKELLRLEVSDVKVEDIANSGGSTGLKFKIIAKEIEECILWLSIIFITIMCTPQPTVVRWSRSLPVSAEIELQWKGFCAIIANAYFTRGMAWLPVKTLQLEQLAVMGTAEEPAMVAGRMRLVFVTLEICGGKIMVSQCLIFKGLQSAYYLSLVVLLVVSATGVSLRPFTQKSAIG
- the LOC131064872 gene encoding uncharacterized protein LOC131064872 isoform X3 → MGDGSYEAEMEIVQKPNLISFSYLINKRHLLSRINLCNIHKDKYLIGTIAHPNCGIHRRQTSLWSSANFYKAVYKTKQVECFKSFSKRPKETRGKAHVLLSVRASLDDEFRSSQNIAISLYRRYRNVIERGCGDNLREFVKAGVTAYAVGCTDEGLRKELLRLEVSDVKVEDIANSGGSTGLKFKIIAKEIEECILWLSIIFITIMCTPQPTVVRWSRSLPVSAEIELQWKGFCAIIANAYFTRGMAWLPVKTLQLEQLAVMGTAEEPAMVAGRMRLVFVTLEEVSPQWPRV